The proteins below come from a single Lates calcarifer isolate ASB-BC8 linkage group LG11, TLL_Latcal_v3, whole genome shotgun sequence genomic window:
- the LOC108902712 gene encoding nuclear factor 7, brain, translated as MSLPEEDLTCPVCCDIFTDPVLLSCSHSFCRACLKRCWDTGLRECPVCRKRASKYFPPSNLALKNVCEALLQTRRQSLAPTEDKMNCSLHGEKLKLFCQVDKQPICVVCQSSKLHKTHDCSPVEEAVLDCKDELALSLKTLQDKVDSLKRIQRTSADMSKYIKSQALETQRLIRIQFEQLHQVLCQEESARLAAVKKEEEEKIVGMKDKIKELSAELLSLTETIAVIQEQLKEDDMVMLKNFKATQDRGKSIVLGSDNMSGLLIDVTKHLCNLKYRVWEKMLEHIDYTPVTLDPNTAHPCLILSDNLTSLYYSKQPSSCPDNPERFHMSAEVVAMTPLGSGSHHWVVETGSNQDWLLGVASLSVPRNSEVSARPENGFWTLCFRDGEFRAMTSPPTPLTLSRTPKQIKVQLDYNKGTLSFFDPADNTVICAFTHTFTETLLPYFYTQSSHPLRIMPEKVLVTMLRQ; from the exons ATGTCACTGCCAGAGGAGGATCTTACGTGCCCGGTGTGCTGTGACATATTCACAGACCCGGTTTTGCTGTCATGCAGCCACAGCTTCTGCAGGGCCTGTCTGAAGCGTTGTTGGGACACAGGGTTACGCGAATGTCCTGTGTGCAGGAAGAGAGCGTCCAAGTACTTTCCTCCCTCCAATCTGGCtctgaaaaatgtctgtgaggCTCTCCTGCAGACCAGGAGGCAGAGTTTAGCGCCAACAGAGGACAAGATGAACTGTAGCCTACACGGGGAGAAGTTGAAGCTCTTCTGCCAGGTCGACAAACAGCCCATCTGTGTGGTGTGTCAGTCTTCGAAACTGCACAAAACCCACGACTGCTCGCCCGTAGAGGAGGCAGTGCTGGACTGCAAG GATGAACTCGCTTTATCCCTCAAAACCTTGCAAGATAAAGTGGACAGCCTCAAAAGGATTCAGAGGACCTCTGCAGACATGTCCAAGTACATCAAG AGTCAGGCACTGGAAACGCAGAGGCTGATCAGGATCCAGTTCGAGCAGCTCCACCAGGTCCTCTGCCAGGAGGAGTCAGCCAGATTGGCAGctgtgaaaaaagaagaagaggagaagatcGTGGGGATGAAGGATAAGATTAAAGAACTTTCTGCAGAGTTGCTGTCCCTCACGGAGACCATCGCAGTCATACAGGAGCAGCTGAAAGAAGACGATATGGTTATGTTGAAG aatTTTAAAGCCACTCAGGACAG AGGCAAAAGCATCGTCCTCGGTTCAGACAACATGTCTGGATTACTCATTGATGTGACCAAGCATCTCTGCAACCTCAAGTATAGAGTCTGGGAGAAAATGCTGGAACATATAGACTACA CACCGGTGACTTTGGACCCAAACACAGCACACCCCTGCCTCATCCTGTCTGACAACCTCACTTCCCTCTACTACTCAAAGCAGCCGAGCAGTTGCCCCGACAACCCAGAGCGTTTCCACATGAGCGCCGAAGTGGTAGCCATGACCCCGCTCGGCTCAGGAAGCCACCACTGGGTCGTGGAAACGGGAAGTAATCAGGACTGGCTCCTGGGCGTGGCCTCTTTGTCTGTGCCAAGGAACTCTGAGGTCTCCGCTCGGCCCGAAAACGGCTTCTGGACTCTGTGTTTCCGAGACGGGGAGTTCAGGGCGATGACCTCCCCGCCCACACCGCTGACACTGTCAAGAACACCCAAACAAATCAAAGTGCAACTGGATTATAACAAAGGGACATTGTCTTTCTTTGATCCTGCTGACAACACAGTCATTtgtgcatttacacacacattcacagaaacTTTACTTCCATATTTTTATACACAGAGCAGTCATCCACTGAGAATAATGCCAGAGAAGGTACTTGTTACAATGTTGCGTCAATAA